The following proteins come from a genomic window of Miscanthus floridulus cultivar M001 chromosome 2, ASM1932011v1, whole genome shotgun sequence:
- the LOC136530301 gene encoding sucrose synthase 2-like, which yields MGEAAGDRVLSRLHSVRERIGDSLSAHPNELVAVFTRLKNLGKGMLQPHQIIAEYNSAIPEAEREKLKDGAFEDVLRAAQEAIVIPPWVALAIRPRPGVWEYVRVNVSELAVEELRVPEYLQFKEQLVEEGPNNNFVLELDFEPFNASFPRPSLSKSIGNGVQFLNRHLSSKLFHDKESMYPLLNFLRAHNYKGMTMMLNDRIRSLSALQGALRKAEEHLSTLPADTPYSEFHHRFQELGLEKGWGDCAKRAQETIHLLLDLLEAPDPSTLEKFLGTIPMVFNVVILSPHGYFAQANVLGYPDTGGQVVYILDQVRAMENEMLLRIKQCGLDITPKILIVTRLLPDATGTTCGQRLEKVLGTEHCHILRVPFRTENGIVRKWISRFEVWPYLETYTDDVAHEIAGELQANPDLIIGNYSDGNLVACLLAHKMGVTHCTIAHALEKTKYPNSDLYWKKFEDHYHFSCQFTTDLIAMNHADFIITSTFQEIAGNKDTVGQYESHMAFTMPGLYRVVHGIDVFDPKFNIVSPGADLSIYFPYTESHKRLTSLHPEIEELLYSQTENTEHKFVLNDRNKPIIFSMARLDRVKNLTGLVELYGRNKRLQELVNLVVVCGDHGNPSKDKEEQAEFKKMFDHIEQYNLNGHIRWISAQMNRVRNGELYRYICDTKGAFVQPAFYEAFGLTVVEAMTCGLPTFATAYGGPAEIIVHGVSGFHIDPYQGDKASALLVDFFEKCQTDSSHWNKISQGGLQRIEEKYTWKLYSERLMTLTGVYGFWKYVSNLERRETRRYLEMLYALKYRTMASTVPLAVEGEPSSK from the exons ATGGGGGAAGCTGCCGGCGACCGTGTCCTGAGCCGCCTCCACAGCGTCAGGGAGCGCATTGGCGATTCACTCTCTGCCCACCCCAATGAGCTTGTCGCCGTCTTCACCAG GCTGAAAAACCTTGGAAAGGGTATGCTGCAGCCCCACCAGATCATTGCAGAGTACAACAGTGCTATCCCTGAGGCTGAGCGCGAGAAGCTGAAGGATGGTGCCTTTGAGGATGTCCTGAGGGCAGCTCAG GAAGCAATTGTTATCCCCCCATGGGTTGCACTTGCCATCCGCCCTAGGCCTGGTGTCTGGGAGTATGTGAGGGTCAACGTCAGCGAGCTCGCTGTTGAGGAGCTGAGAGTCCCTGAGTACCTGCAGTTCAAGGAACAGCTTGTGGAAGAAGG CCCCAACAACAACTTTGTTCTTGAGCTGGACTTTGAGCCATTCAATGCCTCCTTCCCTCGTCCTTCTCTGTCAAAGTCCATTGGCAATGGTGTGCAGTTCCTCAACAGGCACCTGTCATCAAAGCTCTTCCATGACAAGGAGAGCATGTACCCCTTGCTCAATTTCCTTCGTGCCCACAACTACAAGGGGATG ACCATGATGTTGAACGACAGAATCCGCAGTCTCAGTGCTCTGCAAGGTGCTCTGAGGAAGGCTGAGGAGCATCTGTCCACCCTTCCAGCTGATACCCCATACTCTGAATTTCACCACAG GTTCCAGGAACTTGGTCTGGAGAAGGGCTGGGGTGACTGCGCTAAGCGTGCGCAGGAGACTATTCACCTCCTCTTGGACCTTCTTGAGGCCCCAGATCCGTCTACCCTGGAGAAATTCCTTGGAACGATCCCCATGGTGTTCAATGTTGTTATCCTCTCTCCTCATGGTTACTTTGCTCAAGCTAATGTCTTGGGTTACCCTGACACCGGAGGCCAG GTTGTCTACATTTTGGATCAAGTACGTGCTATGGAGAACGAAATGCTGCTGAGGATCAAGCAGTGTGGTCTTGACATCACACCAAAGATCCTTATT GTTACCAGGTTGCTCCCTGATGCAACTGGCACCACCTGTGGTCAGcgtcttgagaaggtccttggcaCTGAGCACTGCCATATCCTTCGTGTGCCATTCAGAACAGAAAATGGAATTGTTCGCAAGTGGATCTCGCGTTTTGAAGTCTGGCCATACCTGGAGACTTACACTGAT GATGTGGCACATGAGATTGCTGGAGAGCTTCAGGCCAATCCTGACCTGATCATTGGAAACTACAGTGACGGAAACCTTGTTGCGTGTTTGCTTGCGCACAAGATGGGTGTTACTCAC TGTACCATTGCCCACGCCCTTGAGAAAACTAAGTACCCTAACTCTGACCTCTACTGGAAGAAGTTTGAGGACCACTACCACTTCTCTTGCCAGTTCACCACTGACTTGATTGCTATGAACCATGCTGACTTCATTATTACAAGTACCTTCCAAGAGATTGCTGGAAA CAAGGACACCGTCGGCCAGTACGAGTCACACATGGCATTCACAATGCCTGGCCTGTACCGTGTTGTCCATGGTATTGATGTGTTTGACCCTAAGTTCAACATTGTGTCTCCTGGTGCGGACTTGTCCATCTACTTCCCATACACGGAGTCACACAAGAGGCTGACCTCCCTCCACCCGGAGATTGAGGAGCTCCTGTACAGCCAAACCGAGAACACCGAGCACAA GTTTGTGCTGAACGACAGGAACAAGCCAATCATCTTCTCCATGGCTCGTCTTGACCGCGTCAAGAACTTGACTGGTCTGGTGGAGCTGTATGGCCGGAACAAGCGCCTGCAGGAGCTGGTGAACCTCGTGGTTGTCTGCGGTGACCACGGCAACCCTTCCAAGGACAAGGAGGAGCAGGCCGAGTTCAAGAAGATGTTTGACCACATCGAGCAGTACAACCTGAATGGGCACATCCGCTGGATCTCCGCCCAGATGAACCGTGTCCGCAACGGTGAACTGTACCGCTACATTTGCGACACCAAGGGCGCCTTCGTGCAG CCTGCTTTCTACGAGGCGTTCGGGCTGACGGTGGTTGAGGCCATGACCTGCGGCCTGCCGACGTTCGCCACCGCTTACGGTGGTCCGGCTGAGATCATCGTGCACGGCGTGTCTGGCTTCCACATTGACCCCTACCAGGGCGACAAGGCGTCGGCCCTGCTCGTGGACTTCTTTGAGAAGTGCCAGACGGATTCGAGCCACTGGAACAAGATCTCCCAGGGCGGGCTCCAGCGTATTGAGGAGAA ATACACCTGGAAGCTGTACTCGGAGAGGCTGATGACCCTAACCGGCGTGTACGGTTTCTGGAAGTACGTGTCCAACCTGGAGAGGCGCGAGACCCGGCGGTACCTGGAGATGCTGTACGCGCTCAAGTACCGCACCATGGCCAGCACCGTGCCGCTGGCCGTGGAGGGAGAGCCCTCCAGCAAGTGA